The window TCGCGCACGTACAGGTTGAGCGGGCGCAGGCGGCGCTCGACATAGCACAGGTGCAGCACCAGGTCGTCGCCGTCGAGGGTGATGCTGCCGGCGCAAGTGTCCAGCAGTTCGTGGAGCAGGTCCGGATCGAAGCGCGCGCGCTCAAAGCGCAG is drawn from Salifodinibacter halophilus and contains these coding sequences:
- a CDS encoding bifunctional isocitrate dehydrogenase kinase/phosphatase, with translation LRFERARFDPDLLHELLDTCAGSITLDGDDLVLHLCYVERRLRPLNLYVREQTPEAARAAVIDYGQAIRDLALSNIFPGDLLLKNFG